A genomic window from Bacillus mesophilus includes:
- a CDS encoding metallophosphoesterase family protein, with translation MKPITFLHAADLHLDSPYIGLKHLPESLLNRVQESTFISLERIINLAIKKKVDFIILAGDLFDSEQRSLRAQIRLRTELSRLEQEGIAAYIIHGNHDPLNGDWIKLEWPSNAHFFNENIEAKPYIREGEQVATLYGFSYLDKAVTENKAIQYEKETKEGYHIAILHGTISSNTDHNPYAPFILSDLNNKGFDYWALGHIHSRQILQTEPPVIYPGNIQGRHRKEAGEKGCMYVSMSELGTSYSFVATCDILWEHLKITASDIQTIDDLIHKCKTELEEYRKAQQAVILQLEIYGNSELSTIIYQHGVTEDVLEILNEGEATRTDFIWVNSLDFKIDVMKDKETLKGELHFLGDLLQHFEDYNNFDEALAPLYKHKEGRRFLAALNDQEIDIIKAEAESWILHELLRSK, from the coding sequence ATGAAGCCAATTACGTTTCTTCATGCAGCAGATTTACACCTGGATAGCCCGTATATTGGACTTAAACATCTACCGGAATCTTTACTTAATAGAGTTCAGGAAAGTACCTTTATTTCCTTAGAACGGATTATCAATCTTGCAATAAAAAAGAAGGTAGATTTTATTATTCTAGCAGGTGATCTCTTTGATTCTGAACAGAGAAGCTTGAGGGCTCAAATTCGTTTACGAACCGAACTTTCACGTTTAGAGCAAGAGGGAATTGCCGCATATATTATACATGGAAACCACGATCCATTGAACGGAGACTGGATTAAGCTTGAGTGGCCATCTAATGCTCATTTTTTTAATGAAAACATAGAAGCCAAGCCCTATATAAGAGAAGGAGAGCAAGTGGCTACTCTCTATGGTTTTAGTTATTTGGACAAGGCAGTAACGGAAAACAAGGCCATTCAATATGAGAAAGAAACAAAGGAAGGCTATCATATCGCCATTTTACATGGGACGATATCCTCTAATACAGATCATAATCCTTACGCACCGTTTATACTATCTGACTTAAACAATAAAGGCTTTGATTATTGGGCATTAGGGCATATCCACTCTAGGCAGATTCTACAAACTGAGCCACCGGTTATCTATCCAGGTAATATCCAAGGTCGTCATCGAAAGGAAGCTGGAGAAAAAGGCTGTATGTATGTATCAATGAGCGAATTAGGAACCAGCTACTCTTTTGTAGCAACATGTGATATTTTGTGGGAACATTTGAAGATTACTGCAAGTGATATCCAAACCATAGATGATCTTATACATAAATGTAAAACAGAGTTAGAGGAATATAGAAAGGCTCAGCAAGCAGTAATTCTTCAGCTAGAGATTTACGGAAATAGTGAACTCTCGACCATCATTTATCAGCACGGAGTTACGGAAGATGTGCTGGAAATTCTTAATGAAGGGGAAGCAACTCGAACAGACTTTATCTGGGTTAACTCCCTTGATTTTAAAATAGATGTTATGAAAGATAAGGAAACGTTAAAGGGTGAGCTTCATTTTCTTGGAGATCTACTGCAACATTTTGAGGATTACAATAACTTTGATGAGGCATTAGCACCATTATATAAGCACAAAGAAGGCAGACGTTTCCTAGCAGCTCTGAATGATCAAGAAATAGATATTATTAAAGCTGAGGCGGAGAGCTGGATTTTACATGAACTACTTAGATCTAAGTAA
- a CDS encoding YtxH domain-containing protein, with the protein MKGNTFFLGVVVGGIIGGVTMLLSTPKSGIQLRASIKENSQDLSEKLNNLKLETKGFLQLIEQSTKDGKEVVKEFTEDVQSTIASWKKEIAPHQINIHNEIKEIEETLSQLESALESSRQKALN; encoded by the coding sequence ATGAAAGGGAATACATTTTTTTTAGGAGTTGTCGTTGGAGGCATAATTGGTGGTGTTACGATGTTGTTATCTACACCTAAATCTGGTATCCAATTACGAGCATCTATAAAAGAGAATAGTCAGGATCTTTCTGAAAAACTTAATAACTTAAAACTCGAAACAAAAGGATTCCTTCAATTAATTGAACAATCAACAAAAGATGGAAAAGAAGTAGTTAAAGAATTCACTGAAGATGTACAAAGCACCATAGCATCTTGGAAGAAAGAAATTGCACCACACCAAATAAATATTCATAATGAAATAAAAGAAATTGAGGAAACACTTAGTCAACTGGAATCAGCACTTGAATCAAGCCGTCAAAAAGCTCTAAATTAG
- the yhaM gene encoding 3'-5' exoribonuclease YhaM gives MAKGIVHFEVGEQVDIYLLIKSSTKGIASNGKPFLTLIFQDQTGEIEAKLWDCSPEHESEFNAQSIVKVYGDVHSYRGRNQLKIRNIRPVNHTDSVSIDDFLEVAPLAKDEMMSKITQYIFELKNPNIQRITRHLVKKYQQSFLEYPAATKNHHEFISGLAYHVVSMLDLAKAISSLYPSLDRDLLYSGVILHDLGKVIELSGPVSTVYTVEGNLLGHITIMVNEIGKAAEELGIESEEVTVLQHIVLSHHGKAEWGSPKPPLIKEAEMLHYIDNLDAKMNMLDRALERVKPGEFSDRVFALDNRSFYKPTFHN, from the coding sequence ATGGCAAAAGGAATTGTTCATTTTGAAGTTGGAGAACAAGTAGACATCTATTTACTTATAAAATCGAGCACAAAAGGGATTGCTAGTAATGGAAAGCCATTTCTAACCCTAATCTTTCAAGACCAAACAGGGGAAATAGAGGCTAAGCTTTGGGATTGCAGTCCTGAGCACGAAAGTGAGTTTAACGCACAATCGATTGTAAAGGTATATGGGGATGTACACAGCTATAGAGGTAGAAATCAACTTAAAATTAGAAATATCCGTCCAGTAAATCATACTGATTCTGTTTCAATTGATGATTTCTTGGAGGTAGCACCTTTAGCTAAAGACGAGATGATGTCTAAGATTACACAATACATCTTTGAGTTGAAGAATCCTAACATCCAAAGAATTACTCGACATCTTGTAAAGAAGTATCAACAGTCTTTCCTTGAATATCCAGCAGCCACTAAAAATCACCATGAATTTATTTCAGGATTAGCATATCATGTTGTTTCCATGCTTGATTTAGCAAAGGCCATTTCATCGCTGTATCCTTCACTGGATCGTGATTTATTATATTCAGGTGTGATTTTGCATGACTTAGGTAAAGTGATTGAACTGTCAGGCCCTGTTTCAACTGTCTATACGGTGGAGGGGAATTTATTAGGGCATATTACAATCATGGTCAATGAAATCGGTAAAGCTGCTGAAGAACTGGGAATTGAATCAGAAGAGGTCACGGTACTTCAGCACATTGTGTTATCTCACCATGGCAAAGCAGAATGGGGCAGCCCTAAGCCACCTTTAATTAAGGAAGCGGAGATGCTTCATTATATCGACAACTTAGATGCAAAGATGAACATGCTAGATCGTGCCTTAGAACGTGTTAAACCTGGTGAATTCTCTGATCGGGTATTTGCATTAGATAACCGTTCTTTCTACAAACCTACTTTTCATAACTAA
- a CDS encoding sporulation YhaL family protein, whose amino-acid sequence MITLPWWIYLLVAGIVGSGVMMVQTGKKERKMQQFYIEREGQVFIERIKYEREKRKQQTEEDNTPVKGNTTVAH is encoded by the coding sequence ATGATTACTCTTCCATGGTGGATTTATTTACTCGTAGCAGGCATTGTAGGTAGTGGGGTTATGATGGTACAAACTGGTAAAAAAGAGAGAAAGATGCAACAATTTTACATTGAACGCGAAGGTCAAGTGTTTATTGAGAGAATTAAATACGAAAGAGAAAAGCGAAAGCAACAAACAGAAGAAGACAATACACCAGTTAAAGGAAATACAACAGTTGCTCATTAG
- a CDS encoding YjcZ family sporulation protein, which yields MSHAYTGGFALIVVLFILLIIVGSAYVGY from the coding sequence ATGAGTCACGCATATACAGGTGGATTTGCGCTAATCGTCGTGCTATTCATTTTACTAATCATCGTAGGTTCAGCTTACGTTGGATACTAA
- a CDS encoding ATP-binding protein yields MIIQKLHIYGYGKMVDQEIQLTDSLHAFYGENEAGKSTIMSFMHSILFGFPLRNQHENRYEPRTGLKYGGKMTIYSAQYGQLTIERLAGKAAGEITVYFEDGTVGGEVELHKLLNGMNRKLFTSIFSFCLQGLQDIQSINGDELSQYLLSTSILGSDQIIELEKKLLKEMEQIFKPSGKKPELNQDLDLTAKLAQQVHSAKSQVLEYQTLLSEEAQLEADYIDIQNELHNLGLLIKKLDIFEQYIPFNNERISISVQREELGLKPVIPVNGITRLENLLQNLLPIEARISGLKVKFEENQKKLKSLSIDEELINRESEVKAIVQKDARVIMKQESLLNIASKIEMLEDQAAKIKKTLGVNLTDLELDEINLSLSVKNDLKELLSKYMALQNKKEILQQQQEQIQENIVTAENGVRHYRVQLLSAEKREELTSVVNMKANEQILKNSLHSSKSRYERVKKQISGQERLIKNANSIKYSFLLPFSIFLIVYGIWQTISEQMVAGILFLLSGMMVWFGGSILSKKLINTESLLLLKEELRELEEELRESGDDDSNSSNWIEAEQLLAKDEQIQLALHKDNLRLQQLEMEYETTIQKFEKWEQSLFIITSQLDQLKTNLKIPEQYSYSMLLEFYDQLERLVSLMEESQKHIDEKSQLENEIFEHKNCFEQLLQGLGRSIAFNTITPQQLIEELEEANRKKRVRDIIEEHQKELVESLRQIENEANYYKCQITILYTSANVDTEEEFREKAILNEKWNELETRMQRINENTMILLQNNEEWLQEFTDQTDLLFEHLEQKETLNAKYEATLQQEKELLSKFASIKLQKKQIEQAGVYSSLLQQLEVKKAQLQDKAKTWAKLAIAKDVLQQTKDYYRVVRLPQVLEKAEQFFQTFTKRGYSRLFLEAETHAIMVERRDGMRFSPNELSQATSEQLYLSMRLALATYYQSLITFPIIIDDSFVNFDQSRYEITMEVLKQLSKERQIIFFTCHQQALEGLNLKPYGLTNLHEQLANKAY; encoded by the coding sequence ATGATCATCCAAAAGCTGCACATATACGGTTACGGAAAGATGGTCGATCAGGAGATACAACTGACTGACTCTTTACACGCTTTTTACGGTGAGAATGAAGCGGGAAAATCGACCATTATGTCCTTTATGCATAGTATCTTATTTGGCTTTCCATTAAGGAATCAGCATGAGAATCGTTATGAGCCTAGAACAGGACTGAAATATGGTGGGAAAATGACCATTTATTCTGCTCAGTATGGACAATTAACGATTGAGCGTTTAGCAGGCAAAGCAGCGGGCGAAATAACGGTTTACTTCGAGGACGGTACAGTTGGAGGAGAAGTGGAACTACATAAGCTATTAAATGGTATGAATAGAAAGTTGTTTACTTCTATTTTCTCCTTTTGCTTGCAGGGGCTACAGGATATCCAATCTATAAATGGCGATGAACTTAGTCAATACCTGCTATCTACAAGCATCCTCGGTAGTGATCAGATTATCGAACTAGAAAAGAAACTTTTGAAGGAAATGGAGCAAATTTTTAAGCCAAGTGGTAAGAAGCCAGAGCTTAACCAAGATCTTGATCTCACAGCGAAGCTCGCACAACAGGTTCATTCAGCAAAATCACAGGTCTTGGAATATCAAACATTACTATCAGAAGAAGCACAACTAGAAGCCGATTATATAGACATTCAAAACGAGCTGCATAACCTTGGATTACTAATAAAAAAGCTGGATATTTTTGAGCAATATATTCCTTTCAATAATGAACGAATTTCAATATCTGTTCAAAGAGAAGAACTTGGTTTGAAACCAGTTATACCAGTAAATGGAATAACTAGATTGGAAAATCTTCTTCAAAATTTACTACCTATTGAAGCAAGAATTAGTGGGCTAAAAGTGAAATTTGAAGAAAATCAAAAAAAACTCAAAAGCCTTTCCATAGATGAAGAGTTAATTAATAGGGAAAGTGAAGTAAAAGCAATTGTTCAAAAAGATGCAAGGGTTATAATGAAGCAGGAATCACTTCTTAACATAGCTTCTAAAATAGAAATGCTAGAAGATCAAGCAGCAAAAATTAAAAAAACATTAGGAGTTAACCTCACTGACTTGGAGCTAGATGAGATAAATCTTTCACTATCAGTAAAAAATGATTTGAAAGAATTATTATCAAAGTACATGGCTCTTCAAAACAAAAAAGAAATACTACAACAACAGCAGGAGCAAATACAAGAAAATATAGTCACAGCTGAAAATGGTGTTCGTCACTATCGTGTCCAGCTTTTAAGTGCCGAGAAGAGAGAAGAGTTAACCTCTGTGGTTAATATGAAAGCAAATGAACAGATCTTGAAAAATAGCCTTCATTCTAGTAAATCTAGATATGAGAGAGTGAAAAAGCAAATTAGTGGACAAGAACGTCTTATTAAAAATGCTAACTCAATCAAGTATTCCTTTCTACTTCCTTTTTCGATCTTCCTCATTGTCTATGGGATTTGGCAGACGATTTCAGAACAGATGGTTGCTGGCATACTCTTTCTATTATCTGGAATGATGGTATGGTTTGGTGGTTCCATATTGAGTAAGAAACTGATTAATACTGAATCTCTACTACTATTAAAAGAAGAATTACGAGAATTGGAAGAGGAGTTGCGAGAATCAGGTGATGACGATTCAAATTCTTCAAACTGGATAGAGGCTGAACAGTTATTAGCTAAGGACGAACAAATTCAGCTTGCTCTCCACAAGGACAATTTACGACTTCAACAGCTTGAGATGGAATACGAAACAACTATACAAAAGTTTGAAAAGTGGGAGCAGTCTCTTTTTATCATTACTAGTCAGCTTGATCAGTTAAAAACTAACCTAAAAATTCCGGAACAGTATTCTTACTCAATGTTATTAGAATTTTATGATCAGCTAGAGCGGCTAGTTAGTTTGATGGAAGAGAGTCAAAAACATATTGATGAGAAATCACAGTTAGAAAACGAGATTTTTGAACATAAGAACTGTTTCGAGCAGCTTCTCCAAGGTCTAGGGCGATCAATAGCGTTTAATACTATAACACCACAACAGCTTATTGAAGAACTAGAAGAGGCAAATAGAAAGAAGAGAGTAAGAGACATAATTGAAGAACATCAAAAAGAGTTGGTAGAATCTCTAAGACAAATAGAGAATGAAGCAAATTATTATAAATGCCAGATTACCATATTATATACTTCTGCAAATGTTGACACCGAAGAAGAGTTTAGAGAGAAGGCCATTCTAAATGAGAAGTGGAACGAGCTAGAAACACGAATGCAAAGAATCAATGAGAACACAATGATTCTACTTCAGAATAACGAAGAATGGCTACAGGAATTTACAGACCAGACTGATCTTCTATTTGAACATCTAGAACAAAAGGAAACCTTGAATGCAAAGTATGAAGCTACACTTCAGCAAGAAAAGGAGCTGTTGTCAAAGTTTGCTAGTATAAAATTGCAAAAGAAACAAATCGAGCAAGCTGGAGTATACTCATCTTTGCTTCAACAGTTAGAAGTAAAAAAGGCTCAGTTACAAGACAAGGCAAAGACATGGGCAAAACTCGCTATTGCTAAAGATGTGCTTCAGCAGACAAAGGATTACTACCGGGTGGTACGTCTTCCACAGGTGTTAGAAAAGGCTGAACAGTTCTTTCAAACATTTACTAAAAGAGGATATTCTCGCTTGTTTTTGGAAGCTGAAACTCATGCTATTATGGTTGAGAGAAGAGATGGAATGAGATTTTCGCCAAATGAATTGAGTCAGGCTACATCTGAACAACTTTACCTTTCAATGAGACTAGCATTGGCTACTTATTATCAATCTTTAATCACCTTTCCAATTATTATAGATGATAGTTTTGTTAATTTTGACCAATCAAGGTATGAAATCACAATGGAGGTGCTAAAACAATTATCTAAAGAGCGTCAAATTATATTCTTTACCTGTCATCAACAGGCATTAGAAGGGTTAAATCTTAAACCATATGGGTTGACCAATTTGCATGAACAATTAGCAAATAAAGCCTACTAA
- a CDS encoding YpmS family protein, translated as MRGIQNWKRAFFVLLSTVLIMLGVILVIVIRLLLTEPSITVNPEELEEKGEPFFTLSTSKKAINTWIQEELGEIDKTSVKNINYEVILEDFIYLRGNLIVFNREIPFQMTFHPVVNETGGLTLKEREISLGRLQLPGELVLGLIAEQVVFPDWVNVRPDQHEIIVNVRDIKLEKGMQLTVKSFDLEKDQLEFLLTR; from the coding sequence ATGAGGGGAATTCAAAATTGGAAACGCGCATTTTTCGTATTGTTGAGCACGGTTCTAATTATGTTAGGTGTTATTCTTGTAATAGTAATTCGTTTATTGCTTACAGAACCATCCATTACTGTGAACCCTGAAGAATTAGAAGAAAAAGGTGAACCTTTTTTTACACTTTCGACCTCTAAAAAGGCAATCAATACTTGGATTCAAGAAGAATTAGGAGAAATAGATAAGACGTCTGTGAAGAACATTAATTACGAGGTAATTCTTGAGGATTTTATTTATTTAAGAGGGAACCTTATTGTTTTTAATCGTGAAATACCCTTTCAAATGACGTTTCATCCTGTCGTAAACGAAACGGGAGGGTTAACTCTTAAGGAACGGGAAATTAGCCTAGGAAGGCTACAATTACCAGGTGAACTTGTTCTAGGCCTAATTGCAGAACAAGTTGTATTTCCAGACTGGGTAAATGTTCGACCTGATCAACATGAAATTATTGTTAATGTTAGAGATATTAAATTAGAAAAAGGGATGCAGTTAACTGTTAAATCGTTTGATTTAGAGAAAGATCAATTAGAATTTCTTTTGACGAGGTAA
- a CDS encoding HTH-type transcriptional regulator Hpr, translated as MINNTSEFSMKEALIYSQRVAQLSKALWKTIEKDWQQWIKPYDLNINEHHILWIAYHLKGASISEIAKFGVMHVSTAFNFSKKLEDRGYLVFSKKEEDKRNTYVELTDSGELLLLDLMENYRPSTYSVFGGSLPLKEVYGKFPEFLDLVSIIRKIYGDEFLDIFERSIENIENDFIEVDGKLYKRVD; from the coding sequence ATGATTAACAATACAAGTGAGTTTTCCATGAAAGAAGCATTAATCTACAGTCAACGAGTTGCACAACTTAGCAAAGCACTATGGAAGACAATTGAAAAAGATTGGCAGCAATGGATTAAGCCATATGACCTAAATATTAACGAGCACCATATTCTATGGATTGCTTACCATTTAAAAGGGGCATCAATCTCAGAAATTGCAAAGTTCGGAGTCATGCACGTATCTACTGCCTTTAATTTTTCCAAGAAGCTTGAGGATCGTGGATATTTAGTGTTTTCTAAGAAAGAAGAAGATAAACGAAATACGTATGTAGAGTTAACTGATTCCGGAGAATTACTATTGTTAGACCTAATGGAAAATTATCGTCCCTCTACTTACTCTGTGTTTGGTGGTTCTCTTCCACTGAAAGAAGTATACGGTAAATTCCCTGAATTTCTAGATCTTGTGAGCATCATTCGCAAAATTTATGGAGATGAATTTTTAGATATCTTCGAAAGATCTATTGAAAATATTGAAAATGACTTTATTGAGGTTGACGGTAAGTTATACAAACGGGTAGATTAA
- a CDS encoding YjcZ family sporulation protein: MSHGYGSSFALIVVLFILLIIIGASWM, encoded by the coding sequence ATGTCACACGGATATGGTTCAAGTTTCGCGTTAATCGTTGTGTTATTTATTTTATTAATCATCATCGGTGCTTCTTGGATGTAA
- a CDS encoding DUF3267 domain-containing protein codes for MTCWKTINLSKDYGFHRLFFLSFLIAIMAFIVLFLSLQLFFHSKPLEDSGLLYVMLVALLLVPGHQMIHIIALKMVGKKVKTKIKRRGLFPIITIKHCELLSKPLALLTILAPIMFFSIILLTFSILYPAYIHYVSILVAINIGICVSDLLYSYQILKAPRKCMLEENNGGYDIIVHEQD; via the coding sequence ATGACCTGTTGGAAAACCATTAATCTATCAAAAGATTACGGGTTCCATCGTTTGTTTTTTCTTTCTTTTTTAATCGCTATTATGGCTTTCATTGTCTTGTTTTTATCTCTTCAATTATTTTTTCACTCAAAACCGTTAGAGGATAGTGGCTTACTATATGTGATGTTAGTAGCCTTATTACTTGTCCCAGGCCATCAAATGATCCATATCATCGCTCTTAAAATGGTAGGTAAAAAGGTTAAAACTAAAATTAAAAGAAGAGGATTATTTCCTATTATAACCATAAAGCATTGTGAATTATTATCTAAACCATTAGCATTATTGACAATCCTTGCACCTATTATGTTTTTCTCAATTATTTTACTAACTTTTAGTATCCTGTATCCAGCTTATATTCATTATGTCTCTATATTGGTTGCGATTAATATTGGCATATGCGTTTCTGATTTATTGTACAGCTACCAGATCCTAAAAGCTCCCCGTAAATGTATGCTAGAAGAAAACAATGGTGGATACGATATTATTGTTCATGAACAGGATTGA
- a CDS encoding YjcZ family sporulation protein encodes MSHGYGAGFALIVVLFILLIIVGASWF; translated from the coding sequence ATGAGCCACGGATATGGTGCAGGATTCGCGTTGATCGTAGTGTTGTTTATTCTTTTAATTATCGTTGGTGCTTCTTGGTTCTAA
- a CDS encoding DUF1878 family protein — translation METIEKRIERLEYYQKLMLELVDLESWPLHHLVMKRKLSEEEVEELFYLCEELTVEYKNQKAEGFVGFTPLLQDFIGRLNEKLSPLETIEALHKEQLYQPLMLILKHTIIEQHSKSS, via the coding sequence TTGGAAACAATTGAGAAACGTATAGAACGGTTAGAGTACTATCAGAAACTTATGCTGGAGCTCGTTGATTTAGAGAGCTGGCCCTTACATCATTTGGTGATGAAAAGAAAGTTAAGTGAAGAAGAGGTAGAAGAATTATTTTATTTATGTGAGGAACTTACAGTTGAATATAAAAACCAAAAAGCAGAGGGCTTTGTAGGCTTTACTCCGCTTTTGCAGGATTTTATTGGAAGATTAAATGAAAAACTTTCGCCACTAGAAACTATTGAAGCGCTTCATAAAGAACAATTGTATCAACCACTCATGCTGATTTTAAAACATACAATCATTGAACAGCATTCAAAGAGTAGTTAA
- a CDS encoding peptidylprolyl isomerase gives MKKYLLVLMISIGILALAACTNNAETTTDDSEVVVESEAGSITKDELYEAMKERYGEQVLRELVYGKVLSEKYEVTDEEVQKEVDTLKEQYGDQFPMLLQQSGFKSEEQLKQTMKVGLLQEKLAMKDIEVTDEEIQEHYDALKPEIQASHILVADEETAKEVKQKLDEGAAFEKLVEEYSTDAGTVPAGGDLGFFGTGVMDPAFEEAAYALEVGEISGPVQSQFGFHIIKLTDKKQLDPLEDMRETIVEDLGRAKVDFTQVEAMVLQELEEANVEVKDEDLKNMFEPAKE, from the coding sequence ATGAAGAAATACCTACTTGTGCTAATGATCTCAATTGGAATTTTAGCCCTTGCTGCATGTACTAATAATGCAGAAACGACGACAGATGATTCAGAGGTTGTAGTCGAATCAGAAGCTGGGTCTATAACTAAAGATGAATTATATGAAGCAATGAAAGAAAGATACGGGGAGCAGGTTCTTCGTGAGCTTGTATACGGTAAAGTATTAAGTGAGAAATATGAAGTAACAGATGAAGAAGTTCAAAAAGAAGTTGATACTTTAAAAGAGCAATATGGAGATCAATTTCCTATGTTGCTTCAGCAAAGTGGCTTTAAGTCTGAGGAGCAGTTAAAGCAAACCATGAAAGTTGGTTTGTTACAGGAAAAGTTAGCCATGAAGGACATTGAAGTAACAGATGAAGAAATTCAAGAGCATTATGATGCGTTAAAACCGGAAATTCAGGCTAGTCATATTTTAGTTGCAGATGAGGAAACAGCAAAAGAAGTAAAACAAAAGTTAGATGAAGGTGCAGCCTTTGAAAAATTAGTTGAAGAATACTCAACTGATGCTGGTACTGTTCCTGCTGGCGGTGACCTAGGTTTCTTTGGAACTGGAGTTATGGATCCTGCCTTTGAAGAAGCGGCATATGCATTAGAAGTGGGAGAGATTAGTGGACCTGTACAATCTCAATTTGGCTTCCATATCATTAAGCTAACTGATAAGAAGCAACTTGATCCACTTGAGGACATGAGAGAAACAATTGTGGAAGATCTAGGACGTGCTAAGGTAGACTTCACACAAGTAGAAGCGATGGTTCTTCAGGAATTAGAGGAAGCAAACGTTGAAGTAAAAGATGAAGATTTAAAAAATATGTTTGAACCTGCAAAGGAATAA